In Campylobacter mucosalis, a single window of DNA contains:
- a CDS encoding ParA family protein, with product MSKSICFFNHKGGVSKTTTTFNIGWQLANMGNKVMMVDLDSQCNLTGVVLGYNVCKEDGDLENFYQNKNNLTMEDIVSALISGDSAEAFVNSNKGVLTSTGNEDLFLLPGHLDVSDLDSQISVALKIAQGVPATKKIPAGLPKIITLLANKYGIDYILYDLSPNVGGLNEVILMSSDYFIVPTSPDFFCWQAVGSLAKNIKKWHEEIEYFKKMNGFSEDRSYAIKNCPKFLGTIQQRYRPRNGSPAKSFENWICKIREEISDNLVPVLRQKNCIADETKIKQVLSQYELEPYDLAHIADFNSLIAISQEFQVPVYALTREQIASTNQFGHALNTMEANKESFNAEFKALAQRVIDLT from the coding sequence ATGTCAAAATCAATTTGTTTTTTTAATCATAAAGGCGGAGTAAGCAAAACCACAACAACCTTTAATATTGGCTGGCAACTAGCAAATATGGGAAATAAGGTTATGATGGTCGATTTGGATTCGCAATGTAATCTTACAGGAGTTGTTTTAGGATACAATGTTTGCAAAGAAGATGGAGATTTAGAAAATTTTTACCAAAACAAAAATAATCTTACCATGGAAGATATTGTGTCGGCCCTGATAAGCGGGGATTCTGCTGAAGCGTTTGTAAATTCCAACAAAGGAGTTTTGACTTCAACAGGAAATGAAGATTTATTTTTATTGCCGGGACACCTAGATGTGTCAGACTTAGATTCACAGATTAGCGTAGCTTTAAAAATAGCACAGGGTGTTCCTGCAACTAAAAAAATACCGGCTGGATTGCCTAAAATCATTACTCTTTTGGCTAATAAATATGGGATAGATTACATTTTATACGACCTGAGCCCAAACGTAGGTGGCTTAAATGAGGTAATTTTAATGTCTAGCGATTATTTTATTGTGCCAACATCTCCAGACTTCTTTTGCTGGCAAGCCGTGGGATCACTAGCAAAAAATATAAAAAAATGGCACGAAGAAATTGAATATTTTAAAAAAATGAACGGATTTTCTGAGGATAGAAGCTACGCGATAAAAAATTGCCCTAAATTCTTAGGAACCATACAACAAAGATATAGACCAAGAAATGGCAGTCCAGCAAAATCTTTTGAAAATTGGATATGTAAAATTAGAGAAGAGATTAGCGATAATTTGGTCCCGGTATTAAGACAAAAAAATTGTATAGCAGACGAGACTAAAATAAAACAGGTTTTGTCTCAATATGAGCTAGAGCCATATGATTTGGCACATATTGCGGACTTTAATTCATTAATTGCAATCAGCCAAGAATTTCAAGTGCCGGTCTATGCTCTTACTAGGGAACAAATAGCAAGCACAAATCAATTTGGGCACGCTTTAAACACAATGGAAGCGAACAAAGAGTCATTTA